A window from Ignavibacteriota bacterium encodes these proteins:
- the hemH gene encoding ferrochelatase, producing MKIAVVLFNLGGPDSLEAVEPFLFNLFSDKDIFKLPFGQKLFAKIISSRRSPKVQKEYDLIGGKSPLNEWTEIQRKMLEEKLQNNFENIFVFTAMRYWNPITKEVAEKIKSQNFEKIILLPLYPHYSISTTGSSFNEWERCFNAANEKVFRVNNYQTNPFYISAINERIDQTILKFPEEIRNDIQLVFSAHGTPVSMVKSGDPYSHQIKETIDKVVEERKYSHKHHLCFQSKVGPVKWLTPATDVMIEELSSQGKKHLLIIPISFVSDHVETLFELNIEYRHVADKVGIENYIVMEGLNNSELFVNALYEEVIKFL from the coding sequence ATGAAAATTGCAGTAGTACTTTTTAATTTAGGAGGACCGGATTCTTTAGAAGCAGTTGAACCATTTTTGTTCAACCTTTTTTCTGATAAAGATATTTTCAAACTTCCTTTCGGACAAAAATTATTTGCAAAAATAATTTCAAGTAGACGATCACCAAAAGTTCAGAAAGAATATGATTTGATTGGCGGGAAATCACCATTAAACGAATGGACGGAAATTCAAAGAAAAATGTTGGAAGAAAAATTACAAAATAATTTTGAAAATATTTTTGTATTCACTGCAATGCGTTATTGGAATCCAATTACAAAAGAAGTTGCAGAGAAAATAAAATCGCAAAATTTTGAAAAAATAATTTTACTTCCTCTCTATCCGCATTATTCAATTTCCACAACCGGTTCATCATTTAATGAATGGGAAAGATGTTTTAATGCCGCTAACGAAAAAGTTTTTCGTGTTAATAATTATCAAACAAATCCATTTTATATTTCTGCAATAAATGAGAGAATCGATCAAACAATTTTAAAATTTCCAGAAGAAATTAGAAATGATATTCAATTGGTTTTCAGTGCACATGGAACTCCCGTAAGCATGGTAAAAAGCGGTGATCCATATTCTCATCAAATAAAAGAAACAATTGATAAAGTGGTGGAAGAACGAAAATATTCTCACAAACATCATTTGTGTTTTCAAAGTAAGGTTGGACCAGTAAAATGGCTTACTCCAGCCACTGATGTAATGATTGAAGAACTTTCTTCTCAAGGAAAAAAACATTTGTTAATTATTCCAATTAGTTTTGTATCGGATCATGTTGAAACATTGTTTGAATTGAATATTGAATATCGGCATGTTGCTGATAAAGTTGGAATTGAAAATTACATAGTGATGGAAGGTTTAAATAATTCAGAATTATTTGTAAATGCTTTGTACGAAGAAGTTATAAAATTTTTATAA
- the hemN gene encoding oxygen-independent coproporphyrinogen III oxidase encodes MFDINLDLVRKYDRPGPRYTSYPTAPQFNENFTHKDFLNEIIRTNNLENPNNLSLYFHIPYCDTLCYFCGCNMIISRNRERISKYINYLKNEIDLLRTYLKPERKVAQIHWGGGTPTHLLPNEINDLISYINENFYFVENPENGCEIDPRELTYEHLAALREGGFNRISMGVQDFNEKVQKAVNRIQPEELTRKVVEWIRELKFQSINLDLIYGLPFQTVSEFEKTIVSIIDISPDRIALFNYAHVPWMKKHMELIKPEDLPTPEEKMQILKMSAAKLTQAGYVFIGMDHFAKPNDELSIALSEKKLYRNFQGYSTNAGTDLYALGITSISQFGNIYAQNLKTEKEYFSILDEGNFPIAKGYEMNLDDIIRKEVIMKIMCDFELDFFQIENKFKINFDEYFKFGLANLTELIDDNLIKLENRKITVLEMGRLLVRNIAINFDGFIERKTDTAKYSRTV; translated from the coding sequence ATGTTTGATATAAATTTAGATTTAGTTAGAAAGTACGATCGACCCGGACCGCGTTACACAAGCTATCCAACGGCACCGCAATTCAATGAAAATTTTACACATAAAGATTTTCTTAATGAAATAATTCGCACAAATAATTTGGAGAATCCAAATAATCTTTCGTTGTATTTCCATATTCCCTATTGCGATACACTTTGTTATTTCTGCGGCTGTAATATGATTATTTCTCGCAATCGCGAACGAATTAGTAAATATATAAATTATCTAAAAAATGAAATTGATTTGCTTCGAACATATTTGAAGCCGGAAAGAAAAGTTGCGCAAATACATTGGGGCGGCGGAACACCAACTCACCTTTTGCCAAACGAAATAAATGATTTAATTTCATATATAAATGAAAATTTTTACTTTGTTGAAAATCCGGAAAACGGTTGTGAGATTGATCCGCGCGAATTAACTTACGAACATCTTGCTGCTTTGCGTGAAGGTGGATTCAATAGAATCAGTATGGGCGTTCAGGATTTCAATGAAAAAGTTCAGAAAGCTGTAAACAGAATTCAACCAGAAGAATTAACAAGAAAAGTTGTTGAATGGATTCGTGAATTAAAATTTCAAAGTATAAATCTCGATTTAATTTACGGTCTTCCCTTTCAAACAGTTTCCGAATTTGAAAAAACTATTGTAAGCATTATTGATATTTCTCCGGATAGAATTGCGCTATTTAATTATGCCCATGTTCCGTGGATGAAAAAACATATGGAATTAATTAAACCGGAAGATTTGCCAACTCCGGAAGAAAAAATGCAAATATTAAAAATGTCGGCTGCAAAACTTACTCAAGCTGGATATGTATTTATTGGAATGGATCACTTTGCAAAACCGAATGATGAATTATCAATCGCATTAAGTGAAAAGAAATTATATAGAAATTTTCAAGGATACAGCACTAATGCCGGAACCGATTTATATGCTTTGGGAATTACAAGCATTAGTCAATTTGGAAATATTTATGCACAAAATTTGAAAACCGAAAAAGAATATTTTTCCATATTAGATGAAGGGAATTTCCCTATTGCAAAAGGTTATGAAATGAATTTAGATGATATAATTCGTAAAGAAGTAATTATGAAAATTATGTGTGATTTCGAATTGGATTTTTTTCAAATTGAAAATAAATTCAAAATTAATTTTGATGAATATTTTAAATTTGGTTTGGCAAATTTAACTGAATTGATTGATGATAATTTAATAAAATTAGAAAATAGAAAAATTACTGTTTTAGAAATGGGTAGACTATTAGTTAGAAATATCGCAATAAATTTTGATGGATTTATTGAACGCAAAACTGATACAGCTAAATATTCACGCACAGTTTAA
- the hemG gene encoding protoporphyrinogen oxidase — protein MKGKKVTILGAGISGLATAHWLEKDGYDVTILEQNSEVGGAMVTKIVDDFLIDFGPNSGLETTPKIKELVNDIGLSNEMIYANEEGNIRYILKNSKLIPLPTSPLKFLQTKLFSLSAKLRLLKEPFIGKSEDGYYQSIAEFVERRLGKEFLDNAIDPFVSGVFAGDPTKLSVKSAFPKLYRLEEVYGGLIKGMFKGAKERKLRNEESKQSAKMFSFINGMQSFPKAIAKNFKGHIFYNCIVENIIKQDSKIIVELEQNGIKGKITSDVLLSTIPTHRLSKFSNLFDTYLTKHLNDIFYPPVLVLFLGYDKKVITQKLDGFGFLIPSKENKSFLGAIWSSTIFINRAQKDKAAFTIFVGGARNPEFKVSDVDEKIKIVLKEFHEIMGIKSQPTLLQWKFWNKAIPQYNLGYIEHEKYFEQFENENPGIFLSGNYRGGISVGDCIKSSYTNFEKIRDYLAQ, from the coding sequence ATGAAAGGTAAAAAAGTTACAATTCTCGGTGCCGGAATTTCCGGATTAGCAACAGCTCATTGGCTTGAAAAAGATGGATATGATGTAACTATTCTTGAGCAAAATTCTGAAGTCGGCGGCGCAATGGTAACTAAAATTGTTGATGATTTTCTTATTGATTTTGGTCCAAACAGCGGTTTAGAAACAACTCCTAAAATTAAGGAATTGGTTAACGATATTGGTTTATCCAACGAAATGATTTACGCAAACGAAGAAGGAAATATTAGATACATTTTAAAAAATAGTAAACTAATTCCTTTACCTACTTCTCCATTAAAATTTTTACAAACAAAATTATTTTCCTTATCTGCAAAATTAAGATTATTGAAAGAACCATTTATTGGAAAATCAGAAGATGGATATTATCAAAGTATTGCCGAATTTGTTGAACGAAGATTAGGAAAGGAATTTTTAGATAATGCAATTGATCCTTTTGTATCCGGAGTATTTGCCGGTGACCCAACAAAATTAAGTGTGAAATCAGCTTTCCCAAAATTATATAGATTAGAAGAAGTTTATGGCGGATTGATTAAGGGAATGTTCAAAGGGGCGAAAGAAAGAAAACTCAGAAATGAAGAATCAAAACAAAGTGCAAAAATGTTTTCGTTCATAAATGGGATGCAGTCTTTTCCAAAAGCAATAGCAAAAAATTTTAAGGGACACATTTTTTATAATTGCATTGTTGAAAATATTATAAAACAAGATTCGAAAATAATTGTTGAACTTGAACAAAATGGCATAAAAGGAAAAATTACAAGTGATGTTTTGTTATCAACAATTCCAACGCACAGATTATCAAAGTTTTCTAATTTATTTGATACATATTTAACTAAACATTTAAATGATATTTTTTATCCGCCGGTATTGGTTTTATTTTTAGGTTATGATAAAAAAGTTATAACTCAAAAATTAGATGGATTTGGATTTTTAATTCCTTCAAAAGAAAATAAAAGTTTTCTAGGCGCAATTTGGAGTTCAACCATTTTCATAAATAGAGCACAAAAAGATAAAGCAGCGTTCACAATTTTTGTCGGTGGTGCAAGAAATCCGGAATTCAAAGTTTCAGATGTTGATGAAAAAATTAAAATTGTACTAAAAGAATTTCATGAAATAATGGGAATAAAATCTCAGCCAACTTTATTGCAATGGAAATTTTGGAACAAAGCAATTCCACAATATAATTTGGGTTATATCGAACATGAAAAATATTTTGAACAATTTGAGAATGAAAATCCCGGAATATTTTTAAGTGGAAATTATCGCGGCGGAATTTCTGTTGGAGATTGCATAAAAAGTTCTTACACAAATTTTGAAAAAATTAGAGATTATTTAGCACAATAA
- a CDS encoding uroporphyrinogen decarboxylase: MTELINDLFLRACRKENVERTPIWIMRQAGRYLPEYRAVRVKADFLTMCKTPELAAEVTIQPIDILEVDAAIIFSDILVIPEAMGMELIMHEGKGPIFPSPIQTENDFEKLKIVEPTKELKYVLDAVSLTKKELNGRVPLIGFSGSPWTLMTYMVEGSGSKTFSKIKKFIYTNPKLAHKLLDKLSIVITEYLSAKIEAGANAVQIFDTWAGILSPSDFDEFVFPYITKIISNIKRIDEPIIYFPKGVHYNLEKLANCGADVLGLDWTMNLGDVRKIVNDKIALQGNLDPTVLYGNEEKIRFEVKKVLQSYGNGNGHIFNLGHGILPDISPENAKSLVKIVKEESVKFHQNF, encoded by the coding sequence TTGACAGAATTAATAAATGATTTATTTCTTAGAGCATGCAGAAAAGAAAATGTTGAACGAACACCAATCTGGATAATGCGTCAAGCCGGAAGATATTTACCTGAATATAGAGCAGTTAGAGTTAAAGCGGATTTTTTAACAATGTGCAAAACTCCGGAATTAGCCGCAGAAGTAACAATTCAACCGATTGATATTTTAGAGGTTGATGCTGCAATAATTTTTTCTGATATTCTTGTAATTCCCGAAGCAATGGGAATGGAATTAATTATGCACGAAGGAAAAGGACCAATCTTCCCTTCTCCAATTCAAACAGAAAATGATTTTGAAAAACTAAAAATTGTTGAACCGACAAAAGAATTAAAATATGTTTTAGATGCTGTTTCACTTACAAAAAAAGAATTAAACGGAAGAGTTCCGCTAATTGGTTTCAGCGGATCTCCTTGGACTTTGATGACATATATGGTTGAAGGAAGCGGATCAAAAACTTTTTCAAAAATTAAAAAATTTATTTATACAAATCCGAAACTTGCGCATAAATTATTGGATAAACTTTCAATTGTTATTACTGAATATTTATCTGCTAAAATTGAAGCTGGTGCAAATGCTGTTCAAATTTTTGATACATGGGCGGGAATTTTATCTCCATCAGATTTTGATGAATTTGTGTTTCCATACATAACAAAAATTATTTCAAATATTAAAAGAATAGATGAACCAATAATTTATTTTCCGAAAGGCGTTCATTATAATTTGGAAAAATTAGCGAATTGTGGCGCAGATGTTTTAGGATTAGATTGGACAATGAATTTAGGTGATGTGAGAAAAATTGTAAATGACAAAATTGCACTTCAAGGAAATTTAGACCCAACCGTTTTATATGGCAATGAAGAAAAAATTAGATTCGAAGTTAAAAAAGTTTTGCAATCCTACGGAAATGGAAACGGACATATTTTTAATTTGGGTCATGGAATTCTTCCGGATATTTCTCCCGAGAATGCAAAATCGTTGGTAAAAATTGTTAAAGAGGAAAGTGTAAAATTTCATCAAAATTTTTAG